One window of the Thermococcus sp. genome contains the following:
- a CDS encoding sulfatase-like hydrolase/transferase has protein sequence MLETRYENAILITVDSLRWDTIFTQEGQIREDLTFFRSILKNSIIFRNAFSNGAGTPACFPSIMTSTYPLMYGGYRGISNKKRKPIAEVLKKEGFFTLGISN, from the coding sequence ATGTTGGAAACGAGATATGAAAATGCAATATTGATAACGGTGGATTCTCTCAGGTGGGATACAATCTTTACCCAAGAGGGTCAGATACGTGAGGATCTAACCTTTTTTAGGTCTATTTTAAAGAATAGCATCATCTTTAGAAATGCTTTCTCAAATGGTGCTGGTACTCCAGCATGTTTCCCTTCTATAATGACATCCACATATCCCCTTATGTATGGTGGGTATAGAGGAATTTCCAATAAAAAACGGAAACCCATCGCAGAAGTGCTAAAAAAAGAAGGCTTTTTCACATTAGGAATCTCTAACA
- a CDS encoding glycosyltransferase produces the protein MKIAQVSATFPPYMAGTGNVCYHYSVELAKLGHEVTVFTSRYPDEDYSYPDIVTVKRFKPLFRIGNAPFIPQLLREIKDFDIVHLHYPFFFGGEIMYFLKKLRNQKYVITYHNDVILQGMLNFPLKFYKTMIMKQILKNAEKIVVTSLDYARNSELWEISRIKEKIVEIPNGVDIDRFNPKINGEEIKVRYAIEDKDIVLFVGALDKAHYFKGVEYLLQSFASIKNRNLFLVIVGDGDLKGYYMKLAERLGLKNRTLFTGRVSSEDLPKYYASADVVVLPSITMGEAFGLVLIEGMATGKPVIATNLPGVRTVVDNGINGYIVEPKNTKDLSERISYLLENEKTRKKFGKRGRKKVEKMYSWEKIGKKLEEVYKNL, from the coding sequence ATGAAGATTGCACAGGTTTCGGCAACGTTTCCCCCGTATATGGCAGGGACAGGAAATGTATGCTACCATTATTCTGTAGAGCTTGCTAAGTTAGGTCATGAAGTTACGGTTTTTACAAGTAGATATCCAGATGAAGATTACTCATATCCGGACATAGTAACTGTTAAGAGATTCAAACCTTTGTTCAGAATTGGAAATGCTCCATTTATCCCTCAACTATTGAGAGAAATAAAAGATTTTGATATAGTTCACTTGCATTATCCCTTCTTTTTCGGGGGAGAAATCATGTATTTTCTTAAAAAATTAAGAAACCAAAAATATGTCATAACCTATCACAATGACGTAATACTACAGGGGATGTTAAATTTCCCTTTAAAGTTTTACAAAACCATGATAATGAAACAAATATTGAAAAATGCTGAAAAAATAGTTGTGACGTCTTTAGACTATGCCAGAAATTCTGAGTTATGGGAGATCTCAAGGATTAAAGAGAAAATCGTAGAAATCCCAAACGGGGTAGATATAGATAGGTTTAACCCAAAAATAAATGGGGAAGAGATAAAAGTGAGATATGCTATCGAAGATAAAGACATCGTTTTGTTTGTAGGAGCTCTTGATAAGGCCCATTATTTTAAGGGAGTGGAATATCTCCTGCAAAGCTTTGCAAGTATTAAAAATAGAAATTTATTTCTCGTTATAGTTGGTGATGGAGACTTAAAAGGATACTATATGAAATTGGCAGAGAGATTAGGGTTAAAAAATCGAACATTATTTACTGGAAGAGTTTCAAGTGAGGATTTACCAAAATATTATGCCTCCGCAGATGTGGTTGTTTTGCCCTCTATTACTATGGGTGAAGCTTTTGGGTTGGTTTTGATAGAAGGAATGGCTACTGGGAAGCCTGTAATAGCAACTAATTTGCCCGGGGTTAGAACAGTAGTTGATAATGGAATTAATGGCTATATAGTGGAACCTAAAAATACTAAGGATTTATCAGAGAGAATAAGTTATCTATTAGAAAACGAAAAGACGAGAAAAAAATTTGGAAAAAGAGGCAGGAAAAAGGTCGAAAAAATGTATTCATGGGAAAAAATAGGGAAAAAATTGGAGGAAGTTTATAAAAATCTCTAA
- a CDS encoding glycosyltransferase family 2 protein yields the protein MRLSNKASVIIVTYNHKRYIKDCLTSVLANNPFEVIVVDNGSTDGTVEVVEKEFPQVKLIKSPRNLGYGGGNNLGVKHAKGEYVVILNPDTRVEKNWLEELLKPLEKEEKLITTPKILTYDGSKINTCGNIEHFTGLTFTRGLNEDPEKFDRLEYLSGLSGACFAMRREDYLELGGFDESFFSYMEDAEFSWRTHARGFKILYVSTSVVYHDYELKVPPRKIYHLEKGRYILLRKYLSWKEFLLLFPSLLTTEILTWGYSILNGAEGVKFKIKALKDGLVMKVEKIDCDGKKLLKSLDWEIPEEQLSYNIFDRVIKKIANAMYWINYKVIVR from the coding sequence ATGAGGCTTTCAAATAAGGCAAGTGTAATCATAGTTACCTACAATCACAAAAGATACATCAAAGATTGCTTAACTTCAGTTTTAGCCAACAATCCTTTTGAGGTTATTGTTGTTGATAACGGTTCTACTGATGGGACTGTAGAAGTTGTTGAAAAGGAATTTCCACAGGTTAAGCTGATTAAAAGTCCGAGAAATCTGGGATATGGAGGAGGAAACAATCTGGGAGTTAAGCATGCTAAAGGAGAATATGTTGTTATTTTGAATCCGGATACAAGGGTGGAGAAAAACTGGCTTGAAGAGCTTTTAAAGCCCCTGGAAAAAGAAGAAAAATTGATTACTACTCCAAAGATTTTGACGTATGATGGCTCTAAAATAAACACCTGCGGGAACATTGAGCATTTTACGGGACTGACATTTACAAGAGGTTTAAATGAGGATCCTGAAAAGTTTGATAGGCTTGAATACTTGAGCGGTTTATCTGGAGCTTGCTTTGCTATGAGGAGGGAGGATTATTTGGAGTTGGGAGGATTTGATGAGAGTTTTTTTAGCTACATGGAAGATGCGGAATTTTCTTGGAGGACTCATGCCAGGGGATTTAAGATTTTGTATGTGTCTACATCGGTAGTTTATCACGATTATGAGCTTAAAGTTCCCCCAAGGAAGATTTATCATTTGGAGAAGGGAAGGTACATACTTCTGAGGAAATATTTGAGCTGGAAAGAGTTCCTGTTACTGTTTCCTTCGTTACTAACGACAGAAATATTGACCTGGGGGTACTCTATTTTGAATGGTGCTGAAGGTGTTAAATTTAAAATTAAAGCATTAAAAGATGGGCTTGTGATGAAAGTTGAAAAAATAGACTGCGATGGAAAAAAACTGTTAAAAAGCTTGGACTGGGAGATTCCTGAGGAGCAATTGAGTTATAATATTTTTGATAGAGTTATAAAGAAGATTGCCAATGCTATGTATTGGATAAATTATAAGGTGATAGTGAGATGA
- a CDS encoding glycosyltransferase family 2 protein: protein MGRTLIIIPAYNEEPAIGSVVALAKKYGDVLVVDDGSADRTSEVAKRTGAVVIRHPTNRGKGAALKTGFEYALSREYEIVVTLDADGQHNPDEIPLLMEPIIRGEADLVIGSRYLNGSKKEIPVYRRLGLWVLNKSTKVASNVDVDSQSGFRALNRKALERLDLNSNGYSIETDMIVKASERGIKLMEVPISVRYDVPNRHKKNPLTHGLGVLASIIGLIGYRRPLLLFGVLSLISFITAGILGYLALEPYYQGGNVYLTQAIGAGIFVIIGIQLFIAGLTLNVLARMVRE from the coding sequence ATGGGACGAACCTTGATAATAATTCCAGCGTACAACGAGGAACCGGCTATAGGCTCAGTCGTTGCCTTAGCCAAGAAGTACGGGGACGTTTTAGTCGTTGACGACGGCTCGGCCGATAGAACCTCCGAGGTAGCCAAGAGGACCGGGGCAGTTGTGATACGGCATCCAACCAACAGGGGGAAAGGAGCAGCTTTAAAAACGGGCTTCGAGTACGCTTTGAGCCGTGAGTATGAGATCGTTGTTACGCTTGACGCCGATGGCCAGCACAACCCCGACGAGATACCCCTCCTCATGGAGCCCATAATCAGGGGCGAGGCGGATCTCGTGATAGGGTCGAGATATCTTAACGGGAGCAAAAAGGAAATCCCCGTCTACAGGCGGCTGGGGCTGTGGGTGCTGAACAAAAGCACCAAAGTGGCCTCGAACGTTGATGTCGATTCGCAGAGCGGCTTCAGGGCACTGAACAGAAAGGCCCTTGAGAGGCTGGACTTAAACAGTAATGGCTACTCAATAGAGACGGACATGATAGTGAAGGCGAGCGAGAGGGGGATTAAACTCATGGAGGTGCCGATAAGCGTCCGCTACGATGTCCCAAACAGGCACAAGAAGAACCCTCTTACTCATGGTCTTGGCGTGCTGGCGAGCATTATCGGGCTTATAGGGTACAGGAGGCCTCTGCTGCTGTTCGGGGTCTTGAGTTTGATATCATTCATCACCGCGGGCATCCTCGGGTATCTGGCGCTGGAGCCCTATTATCAGGGTGGTAATGTTTATCTGACCCAGGCCATAGGCGCCGGCATCTTCGTGATCATCGGGATTCAGCTGTTCATCGCCGGGCTGACGCTGAACGTCTTAGCGAGGATGGTGAGGGAGTGA
- a CDS encoding DUF58 domain-containing protein, whose protein sequence is MSREEALFLLSLLLLLEGYLGGSVTPAILSFLTILYLGSLRSGVSLLVSASREVGVREVEEGKSIPLKLRVKNLGSSVRIKVIEESEGFNAPRLHPFGLECGEERELSYGIFPRGRGRFILKPTRLYLTDPRGLYFDETSAGESVELKVYPNVESIKEASTLDYNLRLASRRAGGLIGAESLEFRELREYQHGDDFKRIDWKATSRLGELIIRDFLREEDSDVYIVLDSTREMRKGIKRAKIDYASTLALQLASSLVKKYRVGLMVYDDETTDLLPPRRGETQLEIMRRRLSIQKEQGRMSLRFDFETRTSEKARSFLGKVLPLKKGRRGTFGLLEGLSLIRSSSYLIIITDLNNPKILYGAIARAKKTHRIMVLSPNPILFYPGRLNDRTLERLYKAYLEREDIIRRFNLLVPTLDLGPSDYLREILRGGNL, encoded by the coding sequence ATGAGCAGGGAGGAAGCCCTTTTCCTTCTGTCTCTTCTCCTTCTCCTTGAAGGATACCTTGGGGGGAGCGTTACTCCTGCTATTTTGAGTTTTCTGACGATCCTCTATCTGGGTAGCCTTCGCTCAGGGGTTTCCCTCTTGGTTTCAGCCAGTAGGGAAGTTGGGGTAAGGGAGGTGGAGGAGGGGAAGTCGATCCCCCTAAAGCTGCGGGTAAAAAATCTGGGGAGTTCTGTGAGGATTAAGGTCATTGAAGAGTCAGAGGGCTTCAACGCTCCGAGACTCCACCCCTTTGGGTTGGAATGCGGTGAGGAACGTGAACTGTCTTACGGCATTTTCCCGAGAGGTAGGGGTAGGTTCATTCTGAAGCCTACCCGACTTTATCTCACCGACCCGCGAGGTTTGTACTTTGACGAGACCTCTGCCGGGGAGTCAGTTGAATTGAAGGTCTATCCAAACGTTGAATCGATAAAAGAGGCATCCACTCTCGACTACAACCTCAGGCTTGCATCCAGGCGTGCGGGCGGTTTAATCGGTGCTGAGAGCCTTGAATTCAGGGAGCTAAGGGAGTATCAGCACGGGGACGACTTCAAGAGGATAGACTGGAAGGCAACCTCCCGTCTGGGGGAGCTCATAATCAGAGACTTCCTGAGGGAAGAGGATAGTGATGTTTACATCGTCCTCGACAGCACTAGGGAGATGAGGAAGGGTATTAAACGGGCCAAGATAGATTACGCATCCACTCTGGCGCTTCAGCTCGCGTCTTCCCTGGTTAAAAAGTATCGCGTGGGCTTGATGGTATACGACGACGAGACGACCGACCTGCTTCCCCCCCGGAGGGGCGAGACTCAGCTTGAGATAATGCGGAGACGGCTCTCCATCCAGAAGGAGCAGGGCAGGATGAGCCTGAGGTTTGACTTTGAAACGAGAACAAGCGAAAAGGCGAGATCCTTCCTAGGAAAGGTTCTTCCGCTGAAGAAAGGTAGGAGGGGAACCTTTGGGCTTTTGGAGGGGTTATCACTTATACGCTCTTCCTCTTACCTGATCATCATCACAGACCTGAACAATCCCAAGATTCTCTACGGGGCTATTGCGAGGGCCAAAAAGACCCACCGGATTATGGTACTCTCCCCCAACCCGATCCTTTTCTACCCAGGAAGGCTCAACGACAGAACCCTTGAGCGCCTTTATAAAGCATACCTCGAGAGGGAGGATATCATAAGGCGCTTCAACCTTCTCGTCCCGACCCTCGACCTTGGACCAAGCGATTACCTCAGGGAGATACTCAGGGGGGGTAACCTGTGA
- a CDS encoding MoxR family ATPase produces MEGKDFMERLKSEVSKAVVGKEEVLELLTIALLSEGHVLIEGIPGVAKTTIAKAFSRAIGLSFSRIQLTPDLLPADIIGTVYYDQKSGEWRTKKGPVFANVVLADELNRAQPKTQSALLEAMQEGQVTIEGVSYELPKPFMVVATMNPLEHEGVYVLPEAQLDRFLLKVEVGFPSRDEEISLLRRKSLGDFSDVNPVVTHEELVNFIVDSRGVEVSDEVIGYIYSLISSTRTDERLLFGASPRAGEHLLFASKASAFIDGRDYVIPDDVKRVFIPVLGHRLILRAEYELEGVKPRDVLEEILKETEVPV; encoded by the coding sequence ATGGAAGGTAAAGACTTCATGGAGAGACTGAAATCCGAGGTAAGTAAGGCGGTGGTTGGTAAGGAGGAGGTTTTGGAGCTCCTCACGATAGCGCTCCTCTCCGAGGGGCACGTCTTGATAGAGGGCATTCCAGGGGTTGCGAAGACGACTATAGCGAAGGCGTTCTCAAGGGCGATAGGTTTGAGCTTCTCGAGGATTCAGCTCACGCCGGACCTGTTGCCGGCGGATATAATCGGCACCGTCTACTACGATCAGAAGAGCGGGGAGTGGAGAACCAAGAAGGGGCCCGTGTTTGCCAACGTTGTTCTTGCGGATGAGCTCAACAGGGCTCAACCAAAGACTCAGTCTGCTCTACTGGAAGCGATGCAGGAGGGGCAGGTGACGATTGAGGGTGTAAGTTACGAGCTCCCAAAGCCCTTCATGGTCGTGGCCACTATGAACCCTCTAGAGCACGAGGGTGTTTACGTCCTTCCGGAGGCCCAGCTTGACAGATTCCTCCTGAAGGTAGAGGTGGGCTTTCCGAGCAGGGATGAGGAGATATCCCTCCTGAGGAGGAAGAGCCTCGGCGACTTCTCAGATGTCAACCCTGTGGTTACCCATGAGGAGCTGGTGAACTTTATAGTGGATTCCCGGGGAGTCGAGGTCAGTGATGAGGTGATAGGATACATTTACTCACTCATTTCATCGACTAGAACCGACGAGAGGTTGCTCTTTGGCGCCTCACCCAGGGCAGGGGAGCACCTCCTGTTTGCCTCCAAGGCATCCGCCTTCATAGATGGTAGAGATTATGTGATTCCTGATGACGTCAAGAGGGTATTCATCCCGGTTCTGGGGCACAGGCTCATCTTGAGGGCCGAGTACGAGCTTGAGGGCGTCAAGCCACGGGATGTCCTTGAAGAGATACTGAAAGAGACAGAGGTTCCGGTGTGA
- a CDS encoding DUF4350 domain-containing protein, translating to MNRVFYGILLVVGIGLILMPLSVPVFKSNAPYSVLNTNWNGTSDFGRLLYHAGKVNPVLGPYDSAGIENMKGTLVVIGPDLGFSGGEINALRGFLRNGGVLLLADDFGTGNELLKGLGLGVRLSRKPLLSLTYSKNADFPITRQISPEFSAGVDYVILDRPAVILGVNSSDRVILSSSSASFFEGIYGSFPLAVEIPYGKGEVVLLSDPDLFTNALFTENKPFLRDLIGSFPKTFYIDEAHHANFNPYSVGTITIRRAVNRKLAFYYVLFVAVLAFFVESGLASRLLGSFFSLLLKLFPEEGEDLDEIVKRLEERGLDGDKLKRLIKEIETGSRLGGVHGR from the coding sequence ATGAATCGGGTCTTTTACGGAATCCTCCTCGTGGTTGGAATTGGCCTCATCCTGATGCCCCTGTCAGTTCCGGTCTTCAAGAGCAACGCCCCGTACAGCGTCTTGAACACCAACTGGAACGGTACCTCGGACTTCGGTAGGCTCCTTTATCACGCGGGGAAAGTTAACCCGGTTCTCGGACCCTACGATTCCGCTGGTATTGAAAATATGAAGGGAACGCTCGTGGTTATTGGGCCGGATCTTGGATTCTCAGGAGGGGAGATAAACGCCCTCCGTGGGTTCCTCCGGAACGGGGGTGTCCTCCTCCTTGCCGATGATTTTGGGACCGGTAATGAGCTTTTGAAGGGCCTTGGATTGGGGGTAAGACTGTCTAGGAAGCCCCTTCTTAGTTTGACTTATTCCAAGAACGCTGATTTCCCTATAACTCGTCAGATAAGCCCGGAATTCTCCGCTGGTGTTGACTACGTGATTCTGGATAGGCCTGCCGTGATCCTTGGCGTCAACTCCAGCGACCGGGTTATTCTCAGTAGCAGTAGTGCGTCGTTCTTTGAGGGCATATACGGCTCCTTTCCTCTTGCCGTTGAGATACCCTATGGGAAGGGGGAGGTGGTTCTTCTCTCGGATCCGGACTTATTTACAAACGCCCTCTTCACTGAAAATAAGCCCTTTCTCCGGGACCTCATTGGGAGTTTTCCGAAGACGTTCTACATAGATGAGGCTCATCACGCGAACTTCAACCCCTACTCCGTGGGAACCATAACAATAAGACGTGCTGTGAACAGAAAGCTCGCATTTTATTACGTTCTCTTTGTAGCTGTGTTGGCGTTTTTCGTCGAGAGCGGTTTAGCTTCGAGGCTCCTTGGGAGCTTCTTTTCCCTACTCCTTAAGCTGTTTCCTGAGGAGGGGGAGGATCTTGATGAGATTGTGAAGAGGCTTGAGGAGAGGGGCCTCGACGGGGATAAGTTAAAAAGATTGATCAAGGAAATCGAAACCGGTTCAAGGCTGGGTGGTGTTCATGGAAGGTAA
- a CDS encoding DUF4129 domain-containing protein, with protein MRGTLVILFMVVLVVAAPVSALGSDYSASKPDQYGVYLYFSGMLNNLTRVFGSISGGENDSLQLALGFYNLTNTTYGMVLRYSPYGIDPSSVELSRLFLKLGRGTFEVALGYLGFRGNFSRGNYLGARAALAMMKTGMDDCGDALSELGLVELKGENGGTLRFDVRPLLDQLDSLEALFESYRANLEEVVSPKNFTLFASKLTPYATENVTFFGFAPGLSSVRLVVDNYSYRVNVSNSSFTFVFSFRRPGLYRVYATALNGSELVSSNVLMLNVSRVPSRILVVEGFEKGVVVRGYLLDYRGSGISGREVCLSFNGTRITKTSENGSFVFHLGDLGRNLNLSVYFRGDDVYLPSNHTLTLTPIANRPTIKLFASERVEANSEFKVGIEVDSLRPIPVKIYVDGKPNRTVYGSGNLTAVFRLPPGEHEIYARFSGGYGMLPSGSNVITVKAGGIDYLRSFMLFLTALILSGVFYRLLSWRGEGKPESGSSLEMGSAPEIEGDRFDLRTAYRFVFHVLRKLYGLPRSVTPRELLSALHSRSFFGDLRFLTELHERAVYGGFKVSAGEVLEAIKRASRIVVSAIVGEEL; from the coding sequence ATGAGGGGAACGCTCGTGATCCTGTTCATGGTTGTTCTCGTAGTTGCCGCTCCCGTGAGCGCTTTGGGTAGCGATTATTCTGCATCAAAGCCGGATCAGTATGGGGTTTATTTGTACTTCAGCGGTATGCTCAACAACCTCACCCGTGTTTTCGGTTCCATTTCTGGGGGGGAAAACGATAGCCTTCAGCTGGCGTTGGGATTCTATAACCTGACAAACACGACCTATGGGATGGTGCTCCGCTATTCTCCGTATGGTATTGATCCAAGTTCCGTTGAGCTGTCCCGTCTTTTCCTAAAGCTTGGTAGGGGGACCTTTGAAGTTGCCCTCGGGTACTTGGGTTTTAGGGGCAACTTCTCTAGGGGAAATTATTTGGGTGCCAGGGCCGCGCTGGCAATGATGAAAACCGGTATGGATGACTGTGGAGATGCTTTGAGTGAGTTAGGGCTTGTAGAGCTGAAGGGCGAAAATGGGGGGACTCTAAGATTCGATGTCAGGCCCCTGCTGGATCAGCTCGATTCTCTTGAGGCTCTCTTCGAGAGTTATAGGGCTAATCTCGAGGAGGTGGTATCTCCGAAGAACTTTACCCTTTTTGCTTCAAAACTAACCCCGTATGCTACGGAGAACGTCACGTTCTTTGGATTTGCTCCAGGTCTGAGCAGCGTCAGGTTGGTGGTAGATAACTACTCTTATCGGGTTAATGTCTCGAACTCGAGCTTCACCTTCGTCTTCTCCTTCCGGAGGCCTGGCCTTTACAGGGTTTATGCAACTGCTCTCAACGGGAGTGAGCTTGTATCTTCCAACGTGCTGATGTTGAACGTGAGCCGGGTTCCGAGCAGGATACTGGTCGTGGAGGGGTTTGAGAAGGGGGTTGTGGTTAGAGGTTACCTTCTCGATTATCGGGGAAGCGGAATCTCTGGGAGGGAGGTCTGCCTGTCTTTCAACGGGACTCGGATTACAAAAACCTCTGAAAACGGCAGTTTTGTGTTTCATCTGGGGGATTTGGGGAGAAATCTGAACTTGAGCGTCTACTTTAGAGGGGATGATGTTTATTTGCCCAGTAATCACACTCTGACCCTGACCCCAATCGCTAACAGGCCGACGATAAAGCTCTTCGCGAGCGAGAGGGTGGAGGCGAATTCTGAATTCAAGGTTGGGATTGAGGTTGACTCTCTCAGGCCTATCCCGGTCAAAATCTATGTTGATGGAAAGCCGAACAGAACCGTTTATGGAAGTGGCAACCTGACGGCGGTGTTCAGGCTCCCTCCAGGGGAGCACGAGATATACGCCCGTTTTTCTGGGGGTTATGGTATGTTGCCGTCGGGTTCCAACGTTATAACTGTTAAGGCTGGGGGGATAGATTATCTCAGGAGTTTTATGCTTTTTTTGACAGCTTTAATCCTGTCTGGAGTCTTCTACAGGCTCCTTTCCTGGCGCGGGGAAGGAAAACCTGAAAGTGGCTCAAGTTTGGAGATGGGGTCCGCTCCAGAAATTGAGGGGGACCGTTTTGACCTTAGGACCGCTTACCGTTTTGTGTTCCATGTCCTCAGGAAACTTTACGGTCTTCCGAGGTCGGTGACGCCGAGGGAGCTTTTGTCTGCCCTGCACTCGAGGTCGTTTTTTGGCGATCTCAGGTTCCTCACAGAGCTTCATGAGAGGGCCGTTTACGGGGGGTTCAAGGTGAGTGCGGGAGAAGTTTTGGAAGCGATCAAACGGGCCTCGAGGATAGTGGTGAGCGCGATAGTGGGTGAGGAGCTATGA